The Gossypium raimondii isolate GPD5lz chromosome 2, ASM2569854v1, whole genome shotgun sequence genome segment GCGCATCAAGCATGTGCCACGGGGCTAAAACTTTAATCTCGCAATCTGTATGGCCTTAGGCAATTTTTTCGCTTCAAATGACCTAAGTTAACTTAACTCTCGGAAAGTGAAAATTCTTAATAGAAATTCTCCAAGGCACTGAAAATAAGTGAAAGTAACTCAAAGACAAGAAAGCTCGAAAAAACAAAATAGTCACAAAAAAGTTAAAACACCctaagtgtttgagtaaatgttcTCAATTGGTATTCTCTTACTAATGAATGGATACAATGAGAGGGTTACAAATAAGGGGAGGCCTTCTATTTATAGTCTCTTTAAGTTTATCATTATGAAACTCTTGCAGTTCCCTTTTCAATGCCTACATATGCTCTTCTAATGAGATACCGAGGTCACAAAGATCTCTGTTTTGATGGTCCACTAGAGGAGGGGGCTGAGGGGCTAGTTCAATAGATTGTATGGCTACTGGAGGTTTTGTTGTCTATTAAAGAAAAACTGAGATGTCTCTTCCTCTTGGACTGAACGATCAAATCTCGCAGGATCCCTACCAACTCATTTCTAGCATTCTTATGGTCTAACAAATGCTAATATTCCTACTATTCTTGATACAACCCTTGCTATTTtaaaagttgggtttcaaggagCCTTATTTTTTCTTGAATCTCAATAAATTTTTGGGAGCTTAACTAAGGGTTCTGAGAAGTCTGGTCATCGATGGGGCATTAGCATTGCCTTGGTAGGGTTGAGAATACCACCATCGTGGTGGTGGTAGGTATTGGTTGTACAATGGATAGGCATATGTGACATGGGGAGTGGTAGAGGATGTCTCTAGTGGAGGTGGGTAAGAGTATTGGGTTTTCTATTGTTGTTAGTCTAAGTTAATGGGTGGTTGAGCGGTTTAAAGCAGTTGCTAGATTGTGTTTGGGTTGAAGGGAGTTCTTGGTTTTGGTTGGTTGCAATTTCAGGGATTATAGTAGAAGAATGAGTCATGATGGTTCGGTCCACGCTCAACGCACCAATTATTGATACGAGTTATCAACAGGGAAGAAAGGATGATGGAGGGGAGTGTCAGTTCACCTGTGACAAGAGGAGAATGAAAAGATTGTTTAGGGTTGTTGAGTAAAAAGAGCTAATCCCTAGTCCCTTTGTGCACTTAAGGTTATATAAGGGGTCACCCCTTGTCTTGTAGTGCCACGTAACCGATAGTACTATGTCTTGCATGGTTGTGCGAGCTTGCCAAGTGGTAAGATCGTTGCAGGTCAATTATTGTCATAAAGTGTACTATATGGTTCTACTCTAACATTCCTGTCCTTAGGATTGTATGAGGAAGTTATGCCTTGGTGGTCCCAACTAGGGTTGCGCAGCAAGCCGTCTTTAAGCTAGCTTAAACAGGATTCATGGAGAGTTGCTTGCGGACAGTCCCGCAGGAAGGGTTGCTTACAGACTTTCCTCGCAAAGGGTTGTATAGAGGCTGCTCTTAGAGGAGGTCATTTTTAGACTATCCAATAGCTTGCTATGTATCGTGCTATGGTGGGAGTATAACagttatcaaatataattaaaaaattaaatgttaaaaattttcttttcattcaaaacgaaaattcaataaattattaaatacattgtagtattcaagatttatttttttattaaattaaaaaataatttaatttatatatatataattattatttatgagataattattaaaattaaaattccataTTTAGTTgcttaaatttgttaaatcttctttttaaaaatgGAAGTTAAGTATGGGTCGGTCCGACCCCACTTGCAGAGCCAGCTGAAAAAGTGgaataatataatgaaaagaaagaagactCCCGTCCCTTCTCAGCATCTTTTTAttctgtttttaaaaaaaattaaataaatggaaataaatctCTGCAttcattttaaagtttaaaaaatagtacaattacaataaaagctattaacaatcataaaaacatttcaaaattaaaccttacaaaaacacaaattaatttATACCAAAACTCTAacatctaaaatatattttaaaggataaagttttgctttattttattttaaacatgtttggtTAGGAGAGTATAATTAcatcttaattttttatgtcATGTTTGAtagtataaattgtaattacagttacataatttatattttaaaaaatattaattactataaaaataattttaaataagtaaaaaaattaaactcaaatcaTCATACATATTATGTTAGTATAATAcgattattaataaaaataacaagaaaaataaacatcatatgtaattttatctaattgttctgtgcatatttgttgggttattcctctttaatatttaacatatgcttTTTATCATCTGAATTTCCATTATTAAGATAATcaaaatctttttctttcatctcAATTCAACCTATGATTGAAGTTACAAAATACGCAACATGCTACTACAATCTAATCTTGTTTTTTATGCTATACCAAGGTAATATTGTTAATATGAGAACTATTTTCTTAGAACAACAAATATCTTCTCAACCACATTCGAAGTCTTGAATGCCTTAAATTAAAGAGTTCGTGAGTTATCTATAGTGTTTGCGTCTAGTATCATTCTCTCAAATAGTATCATATGACGCAagaaaacattttctatttgcataattagcatcaaccttaaaatatttgagcTTGCAGTCCAAATAATCTCTAGCTTTAGTTATGATAATAGTTTAGGTAAGTTTTTGAAAagctaaattattattaatacgcagtattaggatttttaaaacataacGGAATactagaaaatttatttaactgtttgaattccttgaatttataaggtattttttaatttaagaaattttaatttttcattcatttaaagCTAAACAATtctataacataaaaataatcaaattattatttttaatttattaaccaGGAATAATGTTAATTGAATAAgtcttaagaaaaaattaaatcgaaTGTATCGAGAGATTTCTCTATTTTAGGGTCTGATTAAATTAGttcctttattattaaatagattaatttagtccttatactattaaaaaattaaataagataaaattataatatagttaATATTtactgttttaaaaaattatttactatttaacaaaattaatatttttaaagtttttatgattatgtaaataaaatattttatttgaaatttaattctaatttaaaaaattaaatttttaggatattttttcTACAATtaatgttaactttattactattttaacaatttggACTTATTATGgtcaatttattaattgttaagaaaaaattgaattgtgaaaatttaattaataattagtttCTAATGTTACAAGCGTTCCATGTAATTTTACAcgcttaatttttaattagtctttaaataaggtatttttaattattgtgatCTACCATTggtaatgataaattttttattttaaataatatacaaatttggaattatataagaaagtaagatctaatgttaatttaaaaaaaaagtaaaaaaggtaaaacaatatgaaacaattataatatttaaaaaattaacttaaaacacataaattacATACAATACATGtgacattaaaaattaatactttTCTCCCAAAATATTGGGTGTTGTTATGTAGTTTTGGTGGAACTCTGGGGTGCTCTTGAGAGGCTCAAATTAGCATGGGGTCTAAGCATAAAGAGGACAATACTCGAGATGGAGAGTACTGAAGCAATCAAAGTGATCCAAACAACTTTTTTCAGCTATCAAAGACTTTATCAAACGTTTATAAATGATCTGTGTTAGACATGTGCTGAAAAAAAGGGATGGATTGACAAAAATGGTATTCTTCACAATTTTGGGAGACATATTTACATAGGGAGTGCGGGGAGGGAATTCACCTTGTTTTATTACTTCTTTTGTAAAACGTTGACTGAATAAGGAAGAATGATCCAACAATCAAAAGAAGAGGTAAATTACTGACAGAGTCGTTAAGTAAAGTGAGGATTGTGTGTCAGAGTGTGTGCAGTGCAATGCATCTCTCTCACTCCATTGTTACAGTGGGACCCATTTATtgccaataaaattttaataatttatatttcatttattgatcccataaataaatagaaaacccTGCCGTCCGCCCTGGACTGACTTTGTCTTCTCTTCTGTATCCAAAACATTACGTCGTTTTTCAGACTCTCAAAACACTTTGAGGTTTGAGCTAGCTTGTAAGAATCTCTCTCTTTCAACTTTCAACAATTGGGGAAGATTGGTTATTCAATTATTGGATTCAATTCTGGTAATTTTCTTTCTAGGGAGAAATTATGGGTTGTTCGCAGTCGAGGATCGAGAACGAAGAAGCCGTTGCCCGATGCAAAGAGCGGAAACAATTCATGAAAGAAGCGGTTGCCGCCCGCAACGCCTTTGCCGCCGCCCACTCTGCTTATGCTATGTCCTTAAAGAACACTGGCGCCGCCTTAAGCGATTACGCCCACGGGGAGGTCCAGAACCCAAATCTCCCTTCTCCCCCTGGCCCCTCCTTCGTCGGTCCTCCCCCTCCTCTGCCGCCGCAACCACCTGTCTTACCTCCGCCTCCTCCTCCCGTCAGCCTTTCCGGCGATCCGGTCGTTCCGATCCAACGCTCCGCTAGTATGCCCATACAGATGCCCTTGAAAGGAAAGCAAAGGGAGACGTCGACCACCACCATCATGGAAGATGACGAGGAGGACGATGACCTGGACGCCGGTGGTTCGTTGGTTAAGCGAAAATCCCGGAATTATAGGGGAAGTGGTAGTGGCGGTAGGAGTAGGAGAGAGAAGGAGGAGGAAGAGGACGAAGAGGAGGAAATAGTGACGTCTACCATCGTTCAGGCGCGTGCAATGCAATCACAGCCGCCCCAGGATTCGACTTACTATTACTTCTTTCCCGCGGAAGGTAGTGTACCTGGACCAAGTTTAGGGGTGGTGGATGAAATGAGGGTGGATAACGGAGAGGATGAAAGGAAGGTATTTGAGGAAATGCCGGCAAGAATTGAGGAAGAGGTGGTGGAGGAGGAGAAGCTGAGGGAGGAGGAGGTGGTTGTGGACAAGGGACTAAAGACGCCAGTGGAGGTGGAGAAGCCGGTGCCACCGCTATCTGGGGTAGGGAAAGGGAGCAAGAAGGGTGGGAAAATGGGGGTTGGTAGTACAGTAGAGAAGAGGTTGGGTAAGGGGAGTTTTAATTTGTTGCAGGTGTTTACTGAGCTTGATGATCATTTCTTGAAGGCCTCAAAGAGTGCCCATGAGGTTTCCAAGTTATTGGAAGCTACTAGGTTGCATTATCACTCTAATTTTGCTGATAATCGAGGTAACGggtttttcaattttgtatCATGAAACTGACCATCAGTGCAATTCttaagattttgattttgatttctgTTATCTCCTTTACATTGATAAATAGAATTTTAGACAAGTTCTGTTATTGCTCGGTTGCATGATGTTTGGTATCGGCATTTCAACTTTAGAATTCTAAGATTGGGTTTCAAATGTTAATGCCTCTTGCTGAATTTGCCAAGAACTTTGTTACTCAGACTGATGGTGTGAGTGTCAGATATGGTTATGTGTCAGGTATAGGTATGTTCAatcattttgaaagtttttcaTGCATTTGAAAGGTGTTTTGAGGGTCATACCTCCGTATCCATATCAAAAACTGTATCGAACACCAgtcttcaagaaaaataaagagttgGAGCAACATAAGCTAAGAAGATTGGTTGACTGTCTCTATAAGTAAATATGGGTTTTCATTCCTTTCATCCTTTGTCACATTGAGTTATTAGAATGagtaattttgaggatttggaTTTTGACTGTTGAGGAATCTTGCACGAAGGATAGAACTAGAGAGTACTGCATAACAATAGTTTAAACATTGTTAAATAAGTTCCGGTCTACTTTGGCTTAGAAGTTTTTGCTTTCAGTTTGTAGAGAGCTCTTCTTTTCATGAATGACTAGTATTTTATCCAGTTCTGTTTTAGAGTCTAACCATGTCagtttgtacaaatataaataaacacataaattaCTATTAACTAGAGATCAGCTATGCAAAATCATAAGGTGAAGTCTAACAATTTGGCCaataaatttgttgtttttcacCTTTCTTGTGGAATtgaatatgtgattattttgttcACATAATGTAGCTTAAATGGATTGTATATTATCTTGGTTACTACTTTGCAGGACACCTTGATCACTCGCAGAGAGTAATGCGTGTTATTACTTGGAACCGTTCATTTAAAGGACTTAAATTAGACAATGCTGATAACGCAAACGATGACTTTGATTCAGAGGATAATGAGACTCACGCCACTGTGTTGGATAAAATGCTTGCATGGGAAAAAAAGCTTTATGATGAAGTGAaggtatattattattattatcattatgtCATTTGTCCTCTTATTCATTATCTACTGAATGACCACTATACTGTTGCATAACTTTGACAGTATAAAATGTCTTGGTTTGAAATGCTTGATGATATGATATCTTCTTGATAAATTAAACAGCATAATATGGTTTTCTTTGGCCGATCGACCAGTATAGgacattcaattattttataatgctACTATTCCTTATTGCATGATTGACACTCAATCAAAGGGCTGCCTGTACATATAGTTACCTTGTCTTGAATAGTTATTGACCACAAGGCTAGAACTGTTATAATTGGGGGTAAATGCACCACTGGTACTTGCCTTTAGGccaataattttgatttttacaaCATAGTTCAGATTGTTACTGCTTTGCCACGAATCTTTTTCTTTGGATCATAAGTGAACACATTCACGCTTGGATAGACAGAGACCATTAGTAAGCTATATCTACGTGAAGCAACAAATTTTCAAGTAATTTTAGGTATGGTGTAATTCACATAGAAgtaatttgctctttttttgttaaatcattCATCGTGTTATGTTCAAGTAATTGTTCCAAATGCCAATCCTCTTGTAGTATATAACTAGTGGGATGTAAGTGTGTTGTTCCCTTTCTCAGCACACCAAAAACAAAATGCATATTCTTAGATCAGTAACTTAGTTACTAATTCAAGGTTCAGTTTGGCTAGTATATCCTTGCACCTAAAGGAAATCTCATCTTGAGTGGTCACTTAAGTCCTAACTAGAGAAGCCCCACATTAAAAATGGCTACAAGGAGGAGCACATATGAAGGATGAGGCCtctcaaattatattttgttttcctAGAAATAACCTGCAGCAGCCTTGTTGTAGGAAAAGGAAAATGTCATTCTGGTGCTTACTTATGTTCAAGATACTGCTACTATctatttaatttccaattttctttaatGCTAATGTCTGTTTTGCTTCCATGAACATACATATCTTTTTGTAATTCACAGCAGTACATCTGCACTTTTCTAAATGACAGTATTTACGTGCTTTTGTTTGAATTAAGCATTTCCTTGATcttctttgggtttgaatttttatggATAGGCTGGTGAGCTTATGAAGTTTGAGTACCAAAGGAAGGTTGCCACTCTAAACAAACTAAAGAAACGAGGTACCAACTCTGAGGCACTCGAAAAGGCAAAAGCAGCAGTAAGTCATCTGCACACCAGATATATTGTCGACATGCAATCCATGGATTCTACAGTTTCAGAGATAAATCGATTACGAGATCAGCAGCTCTATCCAAAACTCGTTGAGCTTGTCGAGAAGTAAGTTGCAGTTCATCTTTTTAACTCTATACTAGACTTTCTCAGAAAAAGGCCTATGACTTGATCCAAGAGAGGATTTGAATGGCAGGGCAGTTCCCCTTTTTCTGTAAAAACAGAGTATTAACAATCACTCTTAGATACTTGTAACCTTACACAGTTTTTGTCTTCTGCCTTTGTGTTTTCTCCAACGAGGCTTAACTATTGTCATCAATTTACTGTATTTGCATAGGGTGTATCTAAGATGCTTTAACATTTGATGAAAtcattgaattttcttttcttgtttcaaGTTTGGATGATATGGGTTGCAATGTGTCAATTCGCAGGATGGTGATAATGTGGGAAACCATGAGAGAAGAACACGACAGCCAATGTAGGATAGTGGCTATACTGAGGGATCATCTGGACCTCTCTCAATCGGCACAGGAAACAAGCGAGCATCACCATGAGCGTACGATCCAGCTGTTAGCGATTGTGCAGGATTGGCACATGCAGTTTTGTAAGCTTATAGACCACCAGAAAGAGTACATAAAAGCCCTGAACAATTGGTTAAGGCTAAATCTCATTCCCATCGAAAGCAGCCTGAAGGAGAAAGTTTCTTCACCTCCAAGGGTCGAAAGTCCACCTATTCAGAGGCTTATCTTTGCTTGGCAGGACAAACTTGACAAACTTCCAGATGAGATTGCGAGAAGTGCTATTAATAACTTTGCTCATGTGATTGACGCTATCATGCAGCATCAACTAGATGAAATGAAGCTGAAGGAAAAATGCGAGGGATCTCAGAAGGAGCTCAAAAAGAAGCAACAGCAGTTTGAGGATTGGTACAATAAATATATGCAGCGAAGAACACCGGAGGAGTTGGATCCAACGAGGACAGACGACAACTCTAACAATGATGCTGTTACTGAAAGGCAGCTCATGGTGGATGCAGTGAAAAAGAGGTTGGGAGAAGAGGAAGAGGCGTACAGGATTTTACGTATTCAGGTGAGGGAGAAGTCTTTAGTGAGCCTTAAAACTCGGCTGCCAGAGCTCTTCAGAGCAATGTCAACTATTGCCGTTGCTTGTTCAAAAATGTATGGGGAGTTAAGGGCCATATCACGTTCAAGGAATCCAAATCATAGCTCATAAAACTTAATAGTATGTTTAAGCAATTTTCTATGTATAATGTGTTCGATGTGCTTTATATGGATACACTCGGACCAACAGAAAGGTATAGAATGAACTCTAAAATGCTATGTTACCGggattcttcattttttttagagtaCTCTATATGCGGCACATATTCAGAAATGAGTGTGAATA includes the following:
- the LOC105777927 gene encoding protein ALTERED PHOSPHATE STARVATION RESPONSE 1; translated protein: MGCSQSRIENEEAVARCKERKQFMKEAVAARNAFAAAHSAYAMSLKNTGAALSDYAHGEVQNPNLPSPPGPSFVGPPPPLPPQPPVLPPPPPPVSLSGDPVVPIQRSASMPIQMPLKGKQRETSTTTIMEDDEEDDDLDAGGSLVKRKSRNYRGSGSGGRSRREKEEEEDEEEEIVTSTIVQARAMQSQPPQDSTYYYFFPAEGSVPGPSLGVVDEMRVDNGEDERKVFEEMPARIEEEVVEEEKLREEEVVVDKGLKTPVEVEKPVPPLSGVGKGSKKGGKMGVGSTVEKRLGKGSFNLLQVFTELDDHFLKASKSAHEVSKLLEATRLHYHSNFADNRGHLDHSQRVMRVITWNRSFKGLKLDNADNANDDFDSEDNETHATVLDKMLAWEKKLYDEVKAGELMKFEYQRKVATLNKLKKRGTNSEALEKAKAAVSHLHTRYIVDMQSMDSTVSEINRLRDQQLYPKLVELVEKMVIMWETMREEHDSQCRIVAILRDHLDLSQSAQETSEHHHERTIQLLAIVQDWHMQFCKLIDHQKEYIKALNNWLRLNLIPIESSLKEKVSSPPRVESPPIQRLIFAWQDKLDKLPDEIARSAINNFAHVIDAIMQHQLDEMKLKEKCEGSQKELKKKQQQFEDWYNKYMQRRTPEELDPTRTDDNSNNDAVTERQLMVDAVKKRLGEEEEAYRILRIQVREKSLVSLKTRLPELFRAMSTIAVACSKMYGELRAISRSRNPNHSS